A single region of the Solwaraspora sp. WMMD791 genome encodes:
- the infC gene encoding translation initiation factor IF-3: MNEQIRAREVRLVGPEGEQVGIVPLERALQLAADVDLDLVEVAPMARPPVCKLMDFGKFKYESALKAREARRNQQQTVIKEMKLRPKIDPHDYETKKGHVVRFLKAGDKVKVTIMFRGREQSRPELGYRLLRRLESEISDLGYVEAAPKQDGRNMIMVLAPHRATKAAAAAATAARVGPGREPRDGVAEAPPTAEVEPAGNTGE, from the coding sequence GTGAACGAGCAGATCCGGGCACGTGAGGTCCGACTGGTCGGCCCTGAAGGTGAGCAGGTGGGCATCGTCCCGCTGGAGCGCGCCCTGCAGCTGGCCGCGGACGTCGACCTGGACCTGGTTGAGGTTGCGCCAATGGCGCGCCCGCCGGTGTGCAAGCTCATGGACTTCGGCAAGTTCAAGTACGAGAGCGCACTCAAGGCGCGCGAAGCGCGGCGTAACCAGCAGCAGACCGTCATCAAGGAAATGAAGCTCCGGCCCAAGATCGACCCGCACGACTACGAGACCAAGAAGGGTCACGTGGTGCGGTTCCTCAAGGCCGGCGACAAGGTCAAGGTCACGATCATGTTCCGTGGTCGGGAGCAGAGCCGACCGGAGCTGGGCTACCGGCTGCTGCGCCGGCTCGAATCGGAGATCTCGGATCTGGGGTACGTCGAGGCCGCCCCCAAGCAGGACGGCCGGAACATGATCATGGTGCTGGCCCCGCACCGGGCCACCAAGGCAGCGGCGGCCGCCGCCACCGCGGCCCGGGTCGGACCCGGCCGCGAACCGCGCGACGGTGTCGCCGAGGCGCCACCGACCGCCGAGGTCGAACCCGCCGGCAACACCGGCGAGTGA
- a CDS encoding PH domain-containing protein, which translates to MCWSLAAALLVVFTTVSFGLTGSTGENLGTFQRGDQAAMIGLGVLGALIILMFTRPRVAADLAGIRVRNVLRSYELPWELVVAVRFDRDAAWASLELRDDELVPVLALQAVDREHAVEAVRALRALHAAATSG; encoded by the coding sequence ATGTGCTGGTCGTTGGCGGCCGCGCTGCTGGTGGTGTTCACCACCGTCAGCTTCGGCCTGACCGGCTCCACCGGGGAGAACCTCGGCACCTTCCAACGCGGCGACCAGGCGGCGATGATCGGCCTGGGCGTGCTCGGCGCACTGATCATCCTGATGTTCACCCGGCCCCGGGTCGCCGCCGACCTCGCCGGGATCCGGGTTCGCAACGTCCTGCGCTCGTACGAGCTGCCGTGGGAGCTCGTGGTCGCGGTGCGGTTCGACCGGGACGCCGCCTGGGCCAGCCTGGAACTGCGCGACGACGAGCTGGTCCCGGTGCTGGCGTTGCAGGCGGTCGACCGGGAGCATGCCGTCGAGGCCGTCCGCGCCCTGCGGGCGCTGCACGCCGCCGCCACGAGCGGCTGA
- a CDS encoding glycoside hydrolase, protein MNRHSTTRRFVTAVSAAVVGVGASVVGPAHAATDTSAADTPADADAAVVTVRPDPAYLGEPFQGWGTSLVWFANATGDYPDEIRDELADLLFGDDGLNLNIARYNIGGGNAPDVADYLRPGGAVPGWWQAPEGTTRADRDWWDPDDPTHWNWAADPAQRWWVDRIKADVTHWETFSNSPPWFQTVSGYVSGGFDATTDQIRPDTVDDFATYLVRVTEHLEQAHGIDVATIDPLNEPNTPYWSTRLGPDGQPVGGRQEGAHAGPTSQQQVIAAVDAALRAAGSDTAIAAMDETNPGTFLTNWNVYSAATRARIAQLNVHTYGTGQRTAVRDIAKAEGKPLWMSEVEGSYGSGGQDFTSMLPGLGIARNVVDDLRELEPAAWVLWQPVEDYDNMAPGGEFPAGSNWGSIQVPFDCTAADTLQTCPIYTNTKFDTLRNFTHHIRPGDRLMAVDDPDSVAALATGKQATVVHVNATTAARTVRLDLSAFRTVTADATVTPVVTSADGALRTGTPVPVRDRAASLDVPAQSVTTFLIDGVSGVLLDETLIRDTHVYRLQGVPSGRSLTPSGSDLVIRTDVPQAPEQLWQLTRLTDGYDNRARYTVGTVGGDRWLAVVDDTATLVDATGTPGPPAQWILSTTGDGTYTVVNVATGRLLDVGGQATNDGAAVSVWLPNSGANQRWRIIDERVVGLTPVELFTTPGVAPTLPATVVPVHPDGPGGTLPVTWRDIAPVRWRETGTVAVTGRVVDAQGRTHLARATVVVDTLESTAPSRAKTFVGGTPDLPATVTATSSQGVTVTRPVDWDAAPPGAFDRVGVVTLTGRADAGAGVTLPATVRVQVTAPVEATTTVAGIEASFTEPGYSTVGLTNGNLTDKAWSNWRSGTKNATDTLTVTLPRAHTLNRVRVHFYRDGSDSYARSVTAQLRDDAGNWVDAGEPVTVPTPTPTAPVVDVPVTATTDAVRLLLTAHPDRHMTLSEIEVVVAAPGTSAVADAEGIAVDGVPLADFDPERTQYAVPAGERPGQVTATPADPYADLTVTQAQPGEPTATVVVTSEDGTRTRTYRIDFQ, encoded by the coding sequence GTGAACAGACACAGCACCACCCGGCGATTCGTCACGGCGGTCAGCGCGGCGGTCGTGGGTGTCGGTGCCAGCGTGGTCGGACCCGCCCACGCCGCCACCGACACCTCTGCGGCTGACACCCCCGCTGACGCCGACGCGGCGGTGGTCACCGTCCGACCGGATCCGGCCTACCTCGGAGAGCCGTTCCAGGGCTGGGGAACCAGCCTGGTCTGGTTCGCCAACGCCACCGGCGACTACCCCGACGAGATCCGCGACGAACTCGCCGACCTGCTCTTCGGTGACGACGGACTCAACCTCAACATCGCCCGCTACAACATCGGCGGCGGCAACGCCCCCGACGTGGCCGACTACCTGCGCCCCGGCGGCGCCGTACCCGGCTGGTGGCAGGCGCCCGAAGGCACCACCCGCGCCGACCGCGACTGGTGGGACCCGGACGACCCGACCCACTGGAACTGGGCCGCCGACCCGGCGCAACGCTGGTGGGTCGACCGGATCAAGGCCGACGTCACCCACTGGGAGACGTTCAGCAACTCGCCGCCGTGGTTCCAGACCGTCAGCGGGTACGTCTCCGGCGGCTTCGACGCCACCACCGACCAGATCCGCCCGGACACCGTCGACGACTTCGCCACCTACCTGGTGCGCGTCACCGAGCACCTGGAGCAGGCACACGGCATCGACGTCGCCACCATCGACCCGCTCAACGAGCCGAACACGCCGTACTGGTCGACCCGGCTCGGCCCCGACGGCCAGCCGGTCGGCGGCCGCCAGGAAGGCGCCCACGCCGGTCCGACCAGCCAGCAGCAGGTCATCGCCGCCGTGGACGCCGCGCTGCGGGCCGCCGGCAGCGACACCGCGATCGCCGCTATGGACGAGACCAACCCGGGCACGTTCCTGACCAACTGGAACGTCTACAGCGCCGCCACCCGCGCGCGGATCGCCCAGCTCAACGTCCACACGTACGGCACCGGGCAGCGCACCGCCGTCCGCGACATCGCCAAGGCCGAAGGCAAGCCACTGTGGATGAGCGAGGTGGAGGGTTCCTACGGCAGCGGCGGGCAGGACTTCACCAGCATGCTGCCCGGCCTCGGCATCGCCCGCAACGTCGTCGACGACCTGCGGGAGCTGGAACCGGCGGCCTGGGTGCTCTGGCAGCCGGTCGAGGACTACGACAACATGGCCCCCGGCGGCGAGTTCCCGGCCGGATCCAACTGGGGCAGCATCCAGGTGCCGTTCGACTGCACGGCCGCCGACACCCTGCAGACCTGCCCCATCTACACCAACACCAAGTTCGACACGCTGCGAAACTTCACCCACCACATCCGCCCCGGTGACCGGCTGATGGCCGTCGACGACCCGGACAGCGTCGCCGCCCTCGCCACCGGCAAACAGGCCACCGTCGTGCACGTCAACGCCACCACCGCCGCCCGTACCGTCCGGTTGGACCTGTCGGCGTTTCGCACCGTCACCGCCGACGCCACCGTCACCCCGGTGGTGACCAGCGCCGACGGGGCGCTGCGCACCGGCACCCCGGTGCCCGTCCGCGACCGCGCCGCCAGCCTGGACGTGCCGGCCCAGTCGGTGACCACCTTCCTGATCGACGGCGTCTCCGGCGTCCTGCTCGACGAGACCCTGATCCGCGACACCCACGTCTACCGGCTGCAGGGCGTGCCGAGCGGACGGTCGCTGACCCCGTCCGGCTCCGACCTGGTGATCCGCACCGACGTGCCGCAGGCCCCCGAACAGCTGTGGCAGCTCACCCGGCTGACCGACGGCTACGACAACCGGGCCCGCTACACCGTCGGCACCGTCGGCGGCGACCGCTGGCTCGCCGTCGTCGACGACACCGCCACCCTGGTCGACGCCACCGGCACGCCCGGCCCACCCGCGCAGTGGATCCTCTCCACCACCGGCGACGGCACGTACACCGTCGTCAACGTCGCCACCGGCCGGCTGCTCGACGTCGGCGGTCAGGCCACCAACGACGGCGCCGCCGTCTCCGTCTGGCTGCCGAACTCCGGCGCCAACCAGCGCTGGCGGATCATCGACGAACGGGTGGTCGGCCTCACCCCGGTCGAGCTGTTCACCACCCCCGGGGTCGCGCCGACGCTGCCGGCGACCGTGGTGCCGGTGCACCCGGACGGACCCGGGGGCACCCTGCCGGTGACCTGGCGCGACATCGCCCCGGTACGGTGGCGCGAGACCGGCACCGTCGCGGTCACCGGTCGGGTGGTCGACGCCCAGGGCCGCACCCACCTCGCCCGGGCCACCGTCGTGGTCGACACCCTCGAATCCACCGCGCCGAGCCGGGCCAAGACGTTCGTCGGCGGCACCCCCGACCTGCCGGCCACCGTCACCGCGACCTCTAGCCAGGGAGTCACGGTGACCCGGCCGGTCGACTGGGACGCCGCACCGCCCGGGGCCTTCGACCGGGTCGGCGTGGTCACCCTCACCGGCCGCGCCGACGCCGGTGCCGGCGTCACCCTGCCGGCGACGGTACGGGTCCAGGTCACCGCGCCGGTCGAGGCGACCACGACGGTCGCCGGGATCGAGGCCAGCTTCACCGAACCCGGCTATTCCACGGTGGGCCTGACCAACGGCAACCTCACCGACAAGGCCTGGTCCAACTGGCGCTCCGGCACCAAGAACGCCACCGACACGCTCACCGTCACCCTGCCCCGGGCGCACACCCTCAACCGGGTCCGGGTCCACTTCTACCGCGACGGCTCGGACAGCTACGCCCGCAGCGTCACCGCCCAGCTCCGCGACGACGCCGGCAACTGGGTCGACGCCGGGGAGCCGGTCACCGTACCCACGCCGACGCCGACCGCGCCGGTGGTCGACGTGCCGGTCACCGCCACCACCGACGCGGTCCGGCTGCTCCTCACCGCCCACCCGGACCGGCACATGACGCTCAGCGAGATCGAGGTCGTGGTGGCCGCCCCGGGTACCTCGGCGGTCGCCGACGCCGAGGGCATCGCGGTCGACGGGGTGCCGCTGGCCGACTTCGACCCCGAGCGGACCCAGTACGCCGTACCGGCGGGAGAGCGGCCCGGGCAGGTCACCGCGACCCCCGCCGACCCGTACGCCGACCTGACCGTCACCCAGGCGCAGCCCGGCGAACCGACCGCGACCGTCGTGGTGACCAGCGAGGACGGTACCCGGACCCGGACCTACCGGATCGACTTCCAGTGA
- a CDS encoding FAD-dependent monooxygenase, which translates to MTTSSASGPSASRPVPPSAGGGPVETDVLIVGSGPAGGAAALLLSTYGVPNIVVTKYGRLADTPRAHITNQRTMEVLRDVGIEQRVVAQATPQRLMGQTPFCTSLAGEEFGRLHTWYTHPARQADHDLASPTAICDMPQHLMEPVLVDAAVARGTRLRYDTEYLSLVQDADGVTATVRDRLRGDEYQIRARYLIGADGGRSRVAEDIGLPMVGRMGVAGSINIVFEADLSRYVAHRPSTLYWVLQTGADVGGIGMGLVRCVRPWNEWLIVWGYDIDGPPPDLTEEYARQVAYRLIGDESIPLRITSSSAWTVNHLYAERYHSGRVFCAGDAVHRHPPSNGLGSNTSIQDAYNLAWKLKLVLSGAADPRLLDSYSAERVPVGRQIVDRANRSIGDTGRIFQALGLLSTEDPEQMRANMAARTRAGAAFETQRRELREAIAVKDYEFNTHGVELDQRYASGAVLSDGTPPPVNPRDAELYHHPTTWPGAKVPHAWLGRGTAAVSTLDLGGRGRFAVLTGVGGRPWLAAATALAADLGVDVVGHVIGPGGDYEDRYGDWARLREVEDAGCVLLRPDNYVGWRCVRLPADPRHALGTALRHVLAVGS; encoded by the coding sequence GTGACGACCTCCTCCGCCAGCGGCCCCTCCGCCAGTCGCCCCGTGCCGCCCTCCGCCGGCGGCGGACCCGTCGAGACCGACGTCCTGATCGTCGGTTCCGGTCCGGCCGGTGGCGCGGCGGCGCTGCTGCTGAGCACGTACGGCGTGCCGAACATCGTGGTGACCAAGTACGGCCGGCTGGCCGACACGCCACGGGCGCACATCACCAACCAGCGCACCATGGAGGTGCTGCGCGACGTCGGAATCGAGCAGCGGGTGGTCGCGCAGGCCACCCCGCAGCGGCTGATGGGGCAGACCCCGTTCTGCACCAGTCTGGCCGGGGAGGAGTTCGGTCGGCTGCACACCTGGTACACCCACCCGGCGCGGCAGGCCGACCACGACCTCGCCTCGCCGACGGCGATCTGTGACATGCCGCAGCACCTGATGGAGCCGGTGCTGGTCGACGCGGCGGTGGCCCGGGGGACCCGGCTGCGCTACGACACCGAGTACCTTTCGCTCGTTCAGGACGCCGACGGGGTGACCGCGACCGTCCGGGACCGGCTGCGCGGCGACGAGTACCAGATCCGTGCCCGGTATCTGATCGGTGCCGACGGCGGGCGCAGCAGGGTCGCCGAGGACATCGGGCTGCCGATGGTCGGCCGGATGGGCGTCGCTGGCAGCATCAACATCGTCTTCGAGGCGGATCTGAGCCGGTACGTGGCACACCGGCCGAGCACGCTCTACTGGGTGCTGCAGACCGGTGCCGACGTGGGCGGGATCGGCATGGGCCTGGTGCGCTGCGTGCGGCCGTGGAACGAATGGCTGATCGTGTGGGGCTACGACATCGACGGCCCGCCGCCGGACCTGACCGAGGAGTACGCGCGGCAGGTGGCGTACCGGCTGATCGGCGACGAGTCGATCCCGCTGCGGATCACGTCGTCGTCGGCCTGGACGGTCAACCATCTGTACGCCGAGCGCTACCACAGCGGTCGGGTCTTCTGCGCCGGCGACGCCGTGCACCGGCATCCGCCGTCGAACGGGCTGGGCAGCAACACCTCCATCCAGGACGCGTACAACCTGGCCTGGAAGTTGAAGCTGGTGCTCTCCGGCGCGGCCGACCCACGGCTGCTGGATTCGTACTCGGCCGAGCGCGTGCCGGTCGGGCGGCAGATCGTCGACCGGGCGAACCGGAGCATCGGCGATACCGGCCGGATCTTCCAGGCGTTGGGGCTGCTGTCGACCGAGGACCCCGAGCAGATGCGGGCGAACATGGCGGCCCGGACCCGGGCCGGTGCGGCGTTCGAGACACAGCGGCGGGAGCTGCGTGAGGCGATCGCGGTCAAGGACTACGAGTTCAACACGCACGGTGTGGAGCTGGATCAGCGGTACGCCTCCGGCGCGGTGCTGTCCGACGGTACGCCGCCGCCGGTGAACCCCCGCGACGCCGAGCTGTACCACCACCCCACCACCTGGCCGGGTGCCAAGGTGCCGCATGCCTGGCTGGGCCGGGGCACCGCGGCCGTCTCCACCCTGGATCTCGGCGGCCGGGGTCGGTTCGCCGTACTGACCGGGGTGGGCGGTCGGCCGTGGCTGGCCGCCGCCACGGCGCTCGCCGCCGATCTGGGTGTCGACGTCGTCGGTCACGTGATCGGCCCCGGTGGCGACTACGAGGACCGCTACGGTGACTGGGCCCGGCTGCGCGAGGTCGAGGACGCCGGATGCGTGCTGCTGCGTCCGGACAACTACGTGGGCTGGCGCTGCGTCCGGCTGCCGGCGGATCCGCGCCACGCGCTCGGTACGGCGCTGCGGCACGTTCTCGCGGTCGGCAGCTGA
- the rplT gene encoding 50S ribosomal protein L20, whose product MARVKRSVNAQKKRRTLLEDASGYRGQRSRLYRKAKEQVLHSMQYAYRDRRDRKGDFRQLWITRINAAARANGMTYNRLIQGLRLAGVEVDRKILADLAVNDAPAFAALVEVARTAVAAEGTGGAAAQAA is encoded by the coding sequence ATGGCACGCGTCAAGCGGTCCGTCAACGCTCAGAAGAAGCGCCGTACCCTGCTGGAGGACGCCAGCGGCTACCGGGGCCAGCGCTCCCGGCTGTACCGCAAGGCCAAGGAGCAGGTGCTGCACTCCATGCAGTACGCCTACCGGGACCGTCGCGACCGTAAGGGCGACTTCCGGCAGCTGTGGATCACCCGGATCAACGCGGCGGCCCGCGCCAACGGGATGACCTACAACCGGCTCATCCAGGGCCTGCGCCTGGCGGGTGTCGAGGTCGACCGCAAGATCCTCGCCGATCTCGCGGTCAACGACGCCCCCGCCTTCGCGGCGCTGGTCGAGGTGGCCCGTACCGCGGTCGCCGCGGAAGGCACCGGCGGCGCGGCGGCCCAGGCCGCCTGA
- the rpmI gene encoding 50S ribosomal protein L35 yields MPKMKPHTGMGKRVKVTGRGKILSEQAGKRHLLEGKPSTRTRRLTGTVEVSPADVKRIKKLLGR; encoded by the coding sequence ATGCCAAAGATGAAGCCGCACACCGGCATGGGTAAGCGGGTCAAGGTGACCGGGCGGGGCAAGATCCTGTCCGAGCAGGCCGGCAAGCGCCACCTGCTGGAGGGCAAGCCCTCCACCCGGACCCGTCGGCTCACCGGCACCGTCGAGGTGTCCCCGGCCGACGTCAAGCGCATCAAGAAGCTGCTCGGCCGCTGA
- a CDS encoding DMT family transporter — translation MSTPDDPPTTVRPAARRLPGVLAPWLALVVAGLGGVASASQSAVNAELGARMGSAAIGAVANNIGGSLLVAAGLVLLPSMRSGLRTLRAARLPWWTYLGGIGGAFFVTAATYAVPVLGVAVLTIAQVAGNSLGGLVVDRVGLAPAGRLAVTGPRLAGALLGVGAVVVAQLGRPVGQLAVGLIVLAVVGGLAVSIQSALNGRVSAASTTAMGIVANFVVSTPLVLIAAGLFGAYEAAAGRPWPGEWYLYLGGLFGVGIVVALLVGVRSVGVLRTGLGVVAGQLVGALLIDVLVPGGPGASWGLLVGAAMIIVAVVVSGRGARATRPTSKITTILQKSIDKSDKNSR, via the coding sequence GTGAGCACACCGGACGATCCGCCAACCACCGTACGGCCGGCGGCGCGCCGCCTTCCCGGGGTGCTTGCGCCCTGGCTGGCGCTGGTCGTCGCCGGACTCGGCGGTGTCGCGTCCGCCTCGCAGAGCGCGGTCAACGCCGAACTCGGTGCCCGGATGGGCAGCGCCGCCATCGGCGCGGTCGCCAACAACATCGGCGGCTCGCTGCTGGTCGCCGCCGGGTTGGTGCTCCTGCCGTCGATGCGGTCCGGGCTGCGTACCCTGCGGGCGGCTCGGCTGCCCTGGTGGACCTACCTGGGCGGGATCGGCGGGGCGTTCTTCGTCACCGCCGCCACCTACGCGGTGCCGGTGCTCGGGGTGGCGGTACTGACCATCGCTCAGGTGGCCGGCAACAGCCTCGGCGGGCTCGTCGTGGACCGCGTCGGGCTGGCGCCGGCCGGCCGGCTCGCGGTCACCGGTCCCCGGCTGGCCGGGGCGCTGCTCGGCGTCGGCGCGGTCGTGGTGGCCCAGCTCGGCCGGCCGGTGGGGCAGTTGGCGGTCGGGTTGATCGTGCTCGCCGTCGTCGGCGGGCTGGCCGTGTCGATCCAGTCCGCGCTCAACGGCCGGGTGTCGGCGGCCAGCACCACCGCCATGGGCATCGTGGCGAACTTCGTGGTCAGCACCCCGTTGGTGCTGATCGCCGCCGGCCTGTTCGGCGCCTACGAGGCGGCGGCCGGCCGCCCCTGGCCGGGCGAGTGGTACCTCTACCTGGGTGGGCTGTTCGGGGTGGGCATCGTGGTGGCGCTGCTGGTCGGGGTCCGGTCGGTGGGGGTGCTGCGGACCGGTCTCGGGGTGGTCGCCGGGCAGCTCGTCGGCGCGCTGCTGATCGACGTACTGGTCCCCGGCGGCCCCGGTGCCAGCTGGGGCCTGCTGGTCGGCGCGGCGATGATCATCGTCGCGGTGGTCGTCTCCGGGCGGGGTGCCCGCGCCACCCGTCCGACTTCCAAGATCACGACGATCTTGCAGAAATCGATAGACAAAAGCGACAAAAATTCTCGATAA